TCCAGGGCATCCTCGCCTCCGAATTCACGCACGTCCTGGCGGACGGGCACGGCAGTCCCGCCGCCGTCTGCCTGGGCCTCGATGCCGCGCGCCGGCACCTCCGCCGCTGGCGCGGGATGGCCGGGCTGGCCGAGGAGCTGGCGGACGCGCCGCGCCGGGTGGACGCGGAGAGCGGGCTGGTGGTCCGCGACCGCCGCGACTTCGCCCGCGCCACGGAGGTGATCCACGACCGGCTGCTCGCGCGCCTCATGGAGGGGGGCGTCACCTTCTACCTCCCCCAGACCACCTGGGTGGACCTCGACGTCCGGATCGGCCGCGACACCGTGGTCTACCCGGGGGTGGTGCTGGAGGGGCAGACCACCGTCGGCGAGGAGACGGTGGTGGGGCCCGGGTGCCGCATCGTGGACAGCTGGGTGGGGAGCGGGGTGGAGCTGAAGGGTTGGAACTACCTGTCGCACACCTCCATCCGAAACCGAGCCATCCTGGAGCCGTATGCCCGACGCGGCTACGACTGATCCCACCGCCGACCTCCCCGCAACCGTGCGCGCCGCCGCGCGCGGCGAGCTCCCCCCCTGGGCGGAGGCGTCCCCCCGCCGTCGCGAGCACATCGCGCGCGTGGCCGCCCTCCTCGACCAGTGGGCCGACGCCGCGGAGCTGGACCCGCGCGAGCGCGACCGCTGGGTGGCCGCCGGGTGGCTCCACGACGCCCTCCGGGACGCCGACCCGGAGCGCCTGCGCGCGGCGGTGCCGGAACGCTTCCGCGTCCTTCCTGGCCCCGTGCTGCACGGCCCGGCGGCCGCGGAGCGCCTGGCCGGCGAGGCGGACGCGGAGATCCGCGACGCCATCCGCTACCACACGCTCGGCCACCCGGGCTTCGGGCCTCTCGGCAAGGCGCTCTACCTCGCCGACTTCCTGGAGCCGGGGCGCGACTTCGAGCCGGAGTGGCGCGCCTCGCTCGCCGCGCGCATGCCGGCGGAGATGGACGAGGTCCTGATCGAGGTGCTGCGCTCGCGCATCCGGCACCTGATCGACCGCCGCAAGCCGGTCAGCCCGGAGACCGCGGCGTTCTGGAGCGCCCTGGTGGGGGTGGGTGGATGAAGCGGCTACGGGCGCTGGCGCTCGCCGCGGTCCTCCTGCTGGTGGTCGGGCTGGTGGTCTCGCTGGCGATGGGGCTCCGGCCGGGCGGCGACGGCGACCGGGCGTCCACGCCGGAGTCGGTTCCGGACGTCCCCGCCGCGCGCGCGGCGCCCGGAGAGCGGGTGCGCGTGGAGGTGCTGAACGCCGCCGGGGTGCCGGGGCTGGCGCGCACCGTCACCCGCACCCTCCGCGAGCGCGGCTTCGACGTGGTGTACTTCGGGAACGCGCGCGGCTTCTCCCCGGACACCACGCTGGTCATCGACCGCGTCGGGCGGGAGGAGGTCGCCCGCGACGTCGCGGATGCGCTGGAGGTGGAGAACGTCCGGAGCCGCCCCGATTCCACGCTGCTCCTGGAAGTCACGGTGGTGGTCGGGCGGGACTGGAGGGGTGCCCGGGAGAGCGTGGGCGCTGCGGACTCCACGACCGCGCCGGTCGGGGACGAGGAGTCGTAGCGTCCGGACCGCGCTCGGAAGTTGCGGCACGCGCGGTGACCGCCGGCCCCCCTCGCTCGTCCGATCGGAAGCGGTCCCCCGGGCGGTGTGCCCGGCTGCTGACGATCACGCGTACCTGCACCTTCTGATGCCATTCTCCTCGCGCGCGGTGCCATTCGGGCCGTTTTTCGCCGGGCGTATGCGCCGCCGCCTCCTGCTGGTGTCGCTCTCGGCCGTCGCGGCGTGCGATGATCCGGGGCGGCCCGAGCCCGTGGACGCGCTGCAGCTGACCGCGCCCACGCAGTACCTCGACGTGGGCCAGACCATCTCGCTCGACGCGCGGGCCACCGGCACGTCGGGTGAGAGCCTCGGCAGCAACCGCATCGAATGGAGGAGCAGCGATCCCGGGGTCGCCGCGGTCGCCGCCGGGCAGGTGACCGGGCGGGCGCCCGGGGAGGTGGTGATCCACGCATCGGCCGGCGGCCGCTCCGACTCGGTCCGCCTCACGGTGGAGCGGCCCGTGGCGAGCCTCTCCGTCGCGCCGGACTCGGCGGTACTGCTCCCGGGCCGCTCCGGAAGGCTGTTCGTGGACATGGCGGACGCCTCGGGGCAGCCTCTGGCACATTCGCTCGCGCTTTCATCGTCCGCGCCGGGCGTAGTGGCGGTCGAGGAGGGCGGTGCGATCCGGGGGATCGCCGCGGGGAGCGCCGTAGTCACGGTGAGGGCGGGGCTGAAGAGCGCCGAATTGCCGGTGCGGGTGGTCCCGGGGGACCGGTTCAGGGTGCGTGTGCTCGGGACGCTCGGCGGGGACACGAGCCGGGCGAACGCGCTGAACAACCGTCGCGAGGTGGTGGGGGAGTCCCGCGTCGCGGGGAACGGGGCGGTGCACCCGTTCCTCTGGCGGCATGGAGGCATGGTGGATCTGGGCGTCCCCGCGGGAAGCAGCTACGGGCGGGCCTCCGACGTAAGCGACCGCGGTGAGGTCGTGGGCGTGGCGCACCGTCCGCATCCCAACCCGGGTCTGCTCCGGCCGGTGTATTCCGCATGGAGGTGGCGCAGCGGCGCCCGGTCCGCGATCGAGATCCCCGGTGTGAGCCTGGTCTCCAGCGACATGACCTCCGTCTGGCTCGACCGCCTGGCCCTCAACGACAGCGGCCACGTGGTGCTGGAGCACGTGAGCGTCACCTCGGGTGGCGGCACCCACGTGAGCGCCTCGACGTACCTGGCCCGCGGGAAAGGCGTCACGCGGATTACGGCTCCGGGCTCGGAGGACTTCGCGGACTATACGGCGGGGGGAATCAACCGCCGCGGCACGGTCGCTTTCACCCGCTGGTTCGACGTGAGCTACGGCGGAACGGACCCGGTGGTGCACCTCTGGAAAGACGGGCAGACGGCGGTCGGCCCCCGTGGGATGGTGGCGCGCGGCATCAACGACCACAGCCTCGTGGTCGGCCGCTGCGGCACGTCCCCCAACCTGATCGGCTGCACCTGGGACGGCTCGACCCGGAGGGACGTCCCGGGGACGACCACGGCGACCGCGGTGAACGGCCACGGAGACGTCCTTGCGACGGGAGCGGACGGCAAGCCGGTGCTCGTTCGCGGCGGCACCCTCATCCGGCTCGACGACGCGGCGGGGGTGGAGTGGGAGGTCGTGACCGCCTCCGACCTGAACGACTGGGGCGAGATCTCCGCGACGGGGAGGAACCGGAGCACGGGAGAGGTGCGTGCCCTGCTGCTCACCCCGTCCTGACGGGTAGAGCCGGACCCGATGCGCCGGCGAAAGGGCCCGGCCCGCGAACCCGCGGGCCGGGCCCTTTCGATCCCCCACCTGCACTTCCGACGGTCAATCCCCCGCCGCGGCCTCCCGTGCGGGCCGCGCCTTCATCGTCGAGCTCGGGGTGATCTGCACCGGCTTGCGGCCCTCCGTGGCCTCCGCGCGGAGCTGGCCGCACGCGGCGGCGATGTCGCTCCCGCGCGACTCGCGGACCGCCGCGGAGATCCCGCGCTTCCCCAGCCGCTCCACGAAGTAGTTGAGCCGGTTCCGCGAGCTGGGCTTCCACTCCGTCCCCGGGATGGGGTTGAAGGGGATCAGGTTCACGAAGGCGTTGAACTCGCTCACCCGCTCCGCCAGCTCGTCGGCCAGCTCCGGAAGGTCGGTGACGCCGTCGATCATCACGTACTCGAAGGTGATCCGCTTCCCGCCCGCCTCGTCGAAGCGGCGCAGCGATTCCAGCAGGTCGGGGAGCGGGTGCTTCTTCTCCAGCGGGATCAGCTTCTGCCGCAGCTCGTGGTTGGGCGCGTGCAGCGAGATCGCCAGCCGGTACTGCTCCGGCATGTCCGCCATCTCCAGGATCCCCGGGACCACGCCCACGGTGGAGACGGTGATGCGGCGCGCGCCCAGCTCGTAGCCGCGGTTCAGGATCGCCAGCGAGGGGAAGACCGCCTTGCGGTTCATCAGCGGCTCGCCCATCCCCATGTACACCACGTTGGTGATCTCCCCGTAGCCGTTGTCGCCGGCCCAGGCGCGGGCGCCGCGGAACTGCGCCACGACCTCCCCCGCGGTGAGCTGGCGCCGGTACCCGGCCCACCCCGTCGCGCAGAAGGAGCACGCCATGGCGCACCCCGCCTGCGACGAGATGCAGAGCGTCAGGCGGGTGGAGGTGGGGATCAGCACCGACTCGATCAGCTCCCCGTCGTGCAGCCGCCAGAGCTGCTTCGCCGTGCCGTCCACGCTGCGCGAGAGCTTCGCCACCTCCGGCGCGGTGAAGTCGAACGCCTGCGCGAGCGCGTCCCGCTCCGCCCTGGGGAGGTCGCTCATCTCCTCGAAGCCGAAGGCGAGGCGGGCGTACAGCCAGCCGAGCACCTGCTTCGCGCGGTAGCGGGGCTGGCTGCGCTCCGCGAAGTGCGCGGTCAGCATGGCTTCGGCATCCTCGGGGAGGAGGCCAACGAGGTCGGTCCTTGCTTCGGAAGCGCTCATCGGTGCACACCTTTTCTGCAGAAGGGGCGGCGGAGGATCCCTCCCACGCCCCGGCCGGATCGCAGCGTCCTAGTCCCCCGCAGCGGCGGCGGGGTTCCCGCGCGGACGACCCCGTCCGCGCTTGATGCCGAATAACCGTGGCGTTACCTTTGCAACCCTTGCGCCCGCGGGGGAGCGACCCCCGCGAACACCGCATCCAGGCCCAGGGGTGACCGAGGTTTCCGTGCAGCTTTCCGAGCTTCTCCCGCCCGAGCGGATCCGCATCCCGCTGGCCGGAAGGTCCAAGGACGACCTGCTCCGCGAGCTGGTCGAAGTGCTCCACGGCACCGGCGAGGTGGGAGACTCGGCCGAGGTGCTGCGCGCCGTGCGCGAGCGCGAGTCGGTGCTGAGCACCGGGATCGGCAGCGGCGTGGCGATCCCGCACGGGAAGTCGTCGGAGGTGTCCGCGCTGGCGATGGCGGCGGGGGTGACTGCCGAGCCGGTCGA
This genomic stretch from Longimicrobiaceae bacterium harbors:
- a CDS encoding HD domain-containing protein, with the translated sequence MPDAATTDPTADLPATVRAAARGELPPWAEASPRRREHIARVAALLDQWADAAELDPRERDRWVAAGWLHDALRDADPERLRAAVPERFRVLPGPVLHGPAAAERLAGEADAEIRDAIRYHTLGHPGFGPLGKALYLADFLEPGRDFEPEWRASLAARMPAEMDEVLIEVLRSRIRHLIDRRKPVSPETAAFWSALVGVGG
- a CDS encoding LytR C-terminal domain-containing protein, which produces MKRLRALALAAVLLLVVGLVVSLAMGLRPGGDGDRASTPESVPDVPAARAAPGERVRVEVLNAAGVPGLARTVTRTLRERGFDVVYFGNARGFSPDTTLVIDRVGREEVARDVADALEVENVRSRPDSTLLLEVTVVVGRDWRGARESVGAADSTTAPVGDEES
- the rlmN gene encoding 23S rRNA (adenine(2503)-C(2))-methyltransferase RlmN, which encodes MSASEARTDLVGLLPEDAEAMLTAHFAERSQPRYRAKQVLGWLYARLAFGFEEMSDLPRAERDALAQAFDFTAPEVAKLSRSVDGTAKQLWRLHDGELIESVLIPTSTRLTLCISSQAGCAMACSFCATGWAGYRRQLTAGEVVAQFRGARAWAGDNGYGEITNVVYMGMGEPLMNRKAVFPSLAILNRGYELGARRITVSTVGVVPGILEMADMPEQYRLAISLHAPNHELRQKLIPLEKKHPLPDLLESLRRFDEAGGKRITFEYVMIDGVTDLPELADELAERVSEFNAFVNLIPFNPIPGTEWKPSSRNRLNYFVERLGKRGISAAVRESRGSDIAAACGQLRAEATEGRKPVQITPSSTMKARPAREAAAGD
- a CDS encoding PTS sugar transporter subunit IIA: MQLSELLPPERIRIPLAGRSKDDLLRELVEVLHGTGEVGDSAEVLRAVRERESVLSTGIGSGVAIPHGKSSEVSALAMAAGVTAEPVDFEALDGRPVSLFFLLVGPESAAGDHVKALSRISRLVRSDAFRRRLADAVSPEEFHAILAEAEQA